TTTTACATGCTTTTCTAAAAATACGAAAATTGAAATTTCTATATTTTGCAATCTAAAATTAAGATTATGCATACATCAATCTATTATTACATCTGAGAGGATAAAGAATTTTAATAATATTTGGAGACGGAGGATTATATATAAATCATCAATGAAATGAGTAATGACTCCTAAAAGGAataggggtattatcacttttagcccgctcCGGAAATTATTTACATCTGGTAGccaaaaaaatgtataaaatttatataattttgtatataacatacagaacatatatatacacacaaaatatacaaattttatacattttttcggctattatttttacagcggctatacagtgtcatttttccaAAGGAATAAACAAAGAAGATTTGTGTCCCACCAACCATTGATAATTgaaggaaattttacctcctatagcaaaggtatacaccataattattataaactaaaatattttaaaatattatttttcatagctaccttttatattttatagcaaaataagtattttatggtatatactaccattgaggcatgaaataatgcatgaaatacactatttatgtttttcctctttcttatacaactggacatacctatttttaagggattgtcgttactgtattcatgaatacatagcGTGAATACATGCGAATACATGTGCGTAcaactgtattcatgaatacagcagcgcgaatacatgtgaatacatccGCGTgcagctggactgccctgattttaggcgctttttactgttgtattcatgaatacatggcgcgaatacatgtgaatacatgcgcgtatagCTGGACTGCCCTAATTTTAGACCtttttttactgttgtatttatgaatacagcagcgcgaatacatgcgcgtacaactggactgccctgattttaggcgcttttatacagcagcgcgaatacatgtgaatacactaccgtaacaactgaatagtagctatagaaattaattatgtatatggtagttataggaagttaatagccactaaacaatagtgatttCTGGAAATTCCTCGTAATTGAATTGGTATAATGTATGCAGTGTCCCTGAAGTTGGCCCACCAAGAATTCCATACAAAGTTTGTCCAGACCCTCATGCTATTATTTGGAGAACAAGGAGATCCAGAAGATGGACAATAAGAGattaaatccaaaaaatattttccatttcgATGAGGAATTATGTATatctgtttttattattatttttatggcAATGATGGTTGTTGAATTTGTCAGTTTGACTCACACAGCACAgaacaaagagaaaaaaaggttTACAAAATTCATTAAGTTGATAGTAATTTGGTAAATGAAGATTCATATTCATGCAATTTTAGCGAAAAATAGCGAATGATTGGCAAGGCGACGTATGACTTCAGAAGAGCCAACTTTAACCCTATACATATTTTGGACTTCGGACCTATGGGCTGATGAAGGAAAGATTTCTGTGGTGAAAATGCATAGTCCAATGGGCTCGTTAGCGACATGCCCAAGAGTATTAGAAACCTATTTCAGCATGTCAGTTTTTCAaaactattatttttattttttgataagtttttttgctttttttttgccAGGTTAAAGTTTGATAACATATTAAATATCATTCTTAATTTTGTTTATAACCCTAAAAGAAGTAACAACAATGAATATTTCAAAAAAGAATTGAGCCTTTTAAAATGAAGTAACCCAattagaagaattaacctaaatagctgTTCACTCAGCCGTttgaattaaaaattataaatgtgtaatatatatatatatatattagtaaaGTAATGTATATAATcgtatataattaatatatactGGTTAAAAAAAAACAGTAAATTCAACCAATTATTTATGTAAATATCTTCGACTGGAAATCCAGAAACACGAACTAGCTGGCTGTCAACTATTTTCCTACTTTTTTCCCTTTACAGGGGAATTGGATGAGCATGAGTTAGTTTATATGTTTCACTTATGTAATACTATTGATTGGATGTGAAATTTAAAACGTTAACTACGTTACACAAGTAGTATAAgtaatattaaaatatttgttaaaagataaatttgattttaaaaaaaatgataaaggGTCCTTTTATTTTCCAATGTCTAAAAAGATATATATTTAAATTAGTTTGCTAATTTGTAAAATTTTGTTAGAGCTCAATTCTTGAGTAGAGCGAAATAGTAAATTAATCAACTAAATAGAAGGAAATTATGTCATTTCTTTATAAATTGATCAACTGACCTGTAAGCACTAAAATAGGAGAGTTTTAGTTTTTAGTCAAAGTTTTTATAATAAAAGACTTTGGAAAAGGCATAAAATTTTACAAtaaaagagtaaaataaaataaaaggaaaatagcGGCTTTAAAATTGAGTCCGAGTGGATGCAACTCACTAAGTAAGAGTCTCCAACTCTGTGGCTTGAGCTTCATACACTACTGTTCTTTTTGGGCCTGTTAAAAACAAAATGgctttgaaaagtttacaaaacATAGTTTTGAAGTAATTCTTAAGTAGTGATGGCTAGGATCTTCTAATTCCAATTACTTCGCaccaaactttttattttattttgaccaAGCAGAATTCCATTTACAATTTGTATAGCACTTATTCATTTTAGTGTGCTAGTTTTTTATAATCATATATTTTCAACTAACTTATAATAGTTGAACAATTTATCCGGGATTGAAAAATAttcattattgttatttttgttgttattcgCCTTTAATAATAACTTTTCATTGTGAGCATTCTCTTTTTTCTAAGAAAGCTTCTCCAAAAGTTATGAAGCTTGAGTTGGTTCTTATATTCCTAATACACAAAGAAATAAAGAATTATTAGGCGGTTTTTTTCGATCTATCTCGACAAAGATTTGAATAACATcattataaaagaaaattttaatagcAAAACTATTTTTATACCAAGAAAAATGCAAATCATTATTGTTGTATTTTGAAAGTTAaataataatttgtattgattgtgAATTTTAAGTAATTAGTCTTTGGTTACGCGCATTGCGCGTGTACCCAAATTTGTGAGAACACatcttttttaaaataatataaatatattcaaAGCATATGTTTGAGTTGTAAAATAAATATTAAGCAAAAATATAAGTTCCTTAAAATGATAATACTTAAAAACTTGAATCTACTCAATTACTCCATCCTCTtgttccaatagattcatatCATGCCAACTCATCACAATATGATTCAAGAATTGCATTTTTAATTAAGATCCAACTCGTCATATAAAAAGAttctagagttataatttattgtcactaaaaatttgaaaaagctCCTTACTTGCTACTTTGCATATGTTTCTTGCTTCAGCGAGCTACGAGCTTTGCCAATATACTCCGCCTCAATGAGTATAATTTTTTGATTAATACTTAACTATTATATATGAAAGATTATGTtcaagttataaaataaaaatataaaagttaaaacatttttcaaaatccAAGCAAGCAAGactaaataaaaaatcaaagttAGAGAGTAATATACTCATAGATATTGTGTTAGATAAATATACAATGAAATTCATAACAAGAGATCTCTTGAGTACTATCAAATCATGAACAAAAAAGAGTACTATCAAAAATAGATTAGTACCTCCAAATTGGCATGTTAATATATCCCGATCACAAACAGTATAATGATCGATCATGCGTCTCTAATAAACACTAGTTAAATAATGGCATAAGACCAACAACGAATATAGAAAATTTTAAGACAAGCCATTttgagattttttattttattttgataatgAAACTTTTCCCTTCGAAAATGTTCGATAAAATAAGGAGAAACTAAACTAAAATCTAATGTAATAAAGAGTCAGatttgaacaaataaaatatttaaaatctagAAGACAAGTTAACAAAAGCAGCTTTTAATTAGCTTTATAGGTCTCATCAATTAACTTATCTCGCCAGTATTATAATCTCTATAAATAAGCATAAATCAAGACGCAAAGCTCTATTCCAGTAAATTGTCGTCTATCCATTAGCAAACCTATTAAATTCGTTTGCAGCTACCTGTAGGAAAAAAAAGACAAGGAATTAGAGAACTCATAAATTGCAAATACCTTCTATAAATATTAGtgataattaaatgactattcctaaatattagggtaataattaaagaaaataatcaaattactattttatccaATATGAACTCtagtttaaaaggataaaaaaaggctaacgacattttgctaagggcattcgtgcttttaatataacactAGTCGTAGGGTACGTGCGTTGCGCGTGTACCccatactttttttaaaaatcatataaacaaatattattaaaatatattttaattataaaatatatattagacgaaaatttaaaataaagaatcaAGAAAGTAGGGATCGGGAGTTTCTTGTCATTGAgtcctaaaaattattttttcttaactcttcAAGATATTACTGATATAACTATATAAGAATATTcaatgtgaaatctatttttaaagaataaaaatatcgattaatattttatttgagTTTCTTGATTTTATAATCTATATTAGCAAAATAATAAAGTGTATGCAAAAGACAATTGAAAATCTTGAACCCTAAAGGAGAAAAATAACGTGTCTGGCCTTGAACAAAATAATTTCATGTATGTAAAGTCATGAGGAAAAATTATCTATTTCGCATAACACACTTTGACATATTTTTTAATCTCTTGCCAATAACTGTCCACCGAAATAATCATCTTAATTGCTCCATCAAAAAAGAGGCCTTTAAACTCAAGGAACTCAACAatttcatatataaaaaaaagtctAAAGGAGCGTATTGTGAAGTAATAATTATACCTTTCAGTCATTGACTCTTGAAAAAAGAATTAATACATAAGTAAATTCATATCTCAAATTCTAGGATGAATAATTTTTGAGAATCATACCTTGACAAACATATGCATATCTGATACTTGATGCATCAATATAAACGCCACATACTTAAGAAGTAATACTCTTGTCGCAAAGATTTTTCCGGCTTAGCAAACGAAATTGGGAACTTGATCTTGCACTCTTTTTGATTCTTCTGTGTTATATATTGTGATTACATTGTTTCATTAGCTTTTAAGATGTCAAGTTAATTCAATAGAtaatgaaattgaaataaaattacctaacaaaaaatataaacaatCATCTCTACCAAGTACCAAGAAATTAGTCGGTTCAACTTAAAACTTATGAATTTTGAAGTTAGAAGATAAAAATACAAGAGGAACAATAAAAGAGCCAATTTACCAAGACTTTTTCGCCGTAACTTCTAGGCTACAGTTTTGATGAACAATTGACAAATTTTAGCCTGACTTCTTTGATATTCGGTGTTAAATTTCTTATCTAATTCCAATTCATGTTTCTTGGACCCATTAGTATTAACATATATATGGAATCTTCAAAAAGTATCGTTAACAcctccttttatttttttctaactAATATGAAGCCCTCAAAATATCCTCTCTTATAGCCAAATCGGTACATAAAACAAACACTTGAAATCTTGACGCTGGGAACTGGACACCTACACAAACTAGGATTTTATATTCCAAAGTGCATTAAATTGGTACCTCTATATATTAAGAATATTTTCGTCCTGATAATTATGGAATTCCTATTTAAAatcctaataaactttgaaagcTTACGACAAATGCAataaaactttaaattcctaaAGTCCTAAATTCTAGGAAAGGATGTAAAATCTTATTAAAATAAGGAAAGatcttaaaattaaaattttagttgattttaaagtcttaaatattaggaaaataattaaattatgatTTTGTCTAGCGTGAAATTTAatattaaagggtaaaaaaggcgaacgacatttcgatagggcattcgtgcttttaatatagtatagatatagatatagatatagacatagatatagatatagatagatagataagtttaaataaaaataaaaataattattaaaattgacGACAAATAAGAGAAGTTGAATCGGCAGGGAAGGCGACCTACTTGTatacttttatattttatttttataatgtgtAATTGACGTGTTCTTTCTAATTTAAGAATTCCTAAACATACCGAAGATCTGTAGAAATATTCGTTTTCGAATCTCAGACTCATTTACTTGTCCGTTTGAACTTTGAAGGGATAACATTTACAATTTGATTCCAACAAGGAAATATGGCCGAAATCTAGTGTCATTTCTTTATAGCAATGCTCTtataaggtaaaattttaataaactttaaagtcctaaatattaggaatttctacctagttcaaataagaaaaaatttaataattttttaatttgattttaagatcataaatattaggtaaataatttaaattataattttgtccaaTGTGAAAGCTATtttaagggccttcgtgcttttaatatagtacagGTCTTAGGGTACGTGCTTTGCACGTGTACCCTATCTCAATGagtaaatatatttaaaataattatataaatattaaattaaaattatatttgagttataaaataaaaatttacataatttaaataagaaaagaacTCGTATGATATAtgtaatattaaaaatttatatacaattcaaatagtGAAGGATTTAATgcataaatttaattaattaaaagtattGTCCGCCCTTCTTTTACTTGTCATTAAGTAAATTCcttaaattaaatttatttttaatttattttagttcttagattttaaattgataCGACATCTAGGGTCAAACTTAATATTTGGTAAGAGAATATTTAAGTCAAATCGTTTTTAATATTTAGCTTAGAGTTATTGCTTAAATCCTTGGTTTTAGAAGTAAtgaattttataaggaaagaatttATATAGCtaaaatctttctttattttaaattcttcGATATAGAAGTTTGTATATAGTTCGAATAAGGAGtgatttaatatttaaaattttaattaatttcgaagccctaaatattagaaaaataattaaatggttATTCCTAAATATAAGGGAAACAATTAAATGTCTATTCCTAAATATTATGgagataattaaataaatatttataaatattaggATAATAATTAAAAGACTATTTTGTTTAGTCTGAACTCtagttttaaagggtaaaaaaaggtAAATGATGTTTCGTTAagggccttcgtacttttaatatagtatagataaataTAGATTAGAAGTGAAAATTTAATAAAAGAATTATAAGTCTAAACTAAAACTAGactaataatttctggaaaagtagaaaaagaaaagggaaaagaggAAAGCGTTTGGCGTGACGGCTCTACCTAGTAAAGGCTGAAGCTTCATCTCCTCTAGCAGTCAGTCGGATCTGGGATCGGCTTACAATTAACAAGTCTCAGATCTCTCTTCTCAGCTTCCCCTTCTCCACTTCAAACTAAActcctctctcttttctttccctCCATTTCTGCAACTCATTCTTCCGTTTCTACTTCCTTCTCTTTCCCcctttctctctctatctctttcTGTTTCTCTCTCTAAAGTTCTTCCAAAATGGGATTCAAGACTGATATGAGAagtgaaatttccaaattttaacTCTAATTTGTAAGCGGATTTGCTTCTTCACTCTCTTCTTCTTAAACCCTAAATGCATGCAACCCTTTCTTCAAATCTTTATTAAACCTCTGTTTTTTCCAAATTCATTTGCAgatagttgaagctttggaaccaATAGATATCTCTACTCTGTCTCATGAATTTCCAGGTATTTATCATTACGACTCTTTACTCTTATGATAcaaattataattttcttttaagAATTTATTAAAGTATGAAATTTGCAGGAACAGTGAGTGGGAAAACTCGAGCTGGGAATGTGATGGATTGGAGTGTTAACACTGCTTATAAGACCTTAAAAGGTATTCTTTTATCCAGTATGATTTTGCATGCATATTCTTTCCTATGATAGTAAATATGTTCATTTGTTTAGAGCATTCTGAATACAATAACAGAAAGGAACTTGCTTCCTTGTTTGTACTTAATACTGAGTAGAGCAGTGGATATACAAGATTCATATACCAACCCCAATTGACTTGAGATTAAGACTTGTTAACAGAGCTCTTTGACCTCAGTTGGCTTATTGCATATACTGTGTTTATATGATCCTCTTTCTCTTTCGCTCTCTCTGGAACAGATATGGAACCAAAATCCCTTGCCGTCGTGGAAGCTACAAGTACAATCCTTCCAAACGTAGAACGTATAGATGTGGGACTTGGAACTTCAGAGAAAGGGAATGCTACTCCTATAACAAAACCAAGGAAAAAGACCATGACATCAGTGTATCTCAAGTACTTTGAGACAGCTCCAGATGGGAAAACTAGGAGATGTAAATTTTGTGGACAAAGTTATTCAATTGCAACCGCCACTGGTAATTTCTCTTGTCTAAACCTTTTCGCCTCTCTAAGGTGAGACAAATGCTTAATTTTATGTGAGCTTTACAATAAACTCTTATTTCCAGCTAAATAAGTGAGCAGTGTGGTGAAAAAAGAATTGGGTCATGAAGTGATAATCAAGTGTGCTGAACTTATAACTACATCAAATGTAATCTATAGAATCGGAATTATGGAAACATTGACCCAAATATTGGTGAATTAGTTCTGATATCATGCTTAATACGGATATTATCTGTAGACCTAGACTTTCTTATTCCTTTTTGTAAGGCAACTTGGGAAGACATCTCAGCAATCGCCATCCAGGATATGATATAACAGTGAATGTTGCCACTCCTGCTCCACAACCGGTCACTATTCCCAAGAAGCTTCAACTTCAACCTCAACCTCAACCTCAAGCCAAAATACCTCAGTTGGAGCTTGATCATTTAAACTGGTTGCTCGTCAAGTGGCTTATTCTCTCATCTCTTCCTCCTTCTACATTGGACGAACATTGGCTTTTGAACTCATTTAAATTTCTCAGCCCGACAATAAAAATTTGGCCGGGGGACAAGTTCCAAACAATACTTTGTGAAGTTTTTAGAAGCATGCAGGAAGATGTAAGGGTGATAGTGGACCGTGTTTCTTCCAAGGTCTCTATAACTCTTGATTTCTGGACATCTTACGAGCAACTCCTCTATATGAGTATTACTTGCCAGTGGATTGATGAAAATTGGTCTTTTCAGAGGATGCTCCTTGATGTTTGTCACATATCTTCTCCTTGTGGGGCTGCTGAAATTGCTCATGCTCTACTGAAGGTCCTTAAACTGTATAATATTGACAACCGAGTCCTTTGTTGCACCCATGATAATAGCCCAATTGCATTGCATGCATGCCATACACTCAAAGAAGACATGGACAACCAGAAAATGAGTTCCTTTTACTATCTTCCATGCGCTGCTCATACTCTAAATTCAATCATAAATGATGGACTAAGATCTACGAAGTCGATAATCTCCAAAATAAGGGAGTTTGTCTTAAAGATGAATACATCCTTGGAGATTTCTCAGGATTTTCTCCAATGTTGCAATGCTTATCAAGAAGGCAATTGGAAATTCCCTCTTGATGCCTCGCCTCGTTGGAGTGGCAATTATCAGATGTTAGACATTGCGCGGAAGGTATTCTTCTTTACTGTTAAATTTTTCTCTTCAATCTCAAGTTACTAGCTGCTTGTGAAAATACTTAAGAACAATATAAAAACATTACGTGTGTGTTTGGTATGAACGGAAAATGTTTTCtaattttcccatgtttggttagc
This DNA window, taken from Nicotiana tabacum cultivar K326 chromosome 4, ASM71507v2, whole genome shotgun sequence, encodes the following:
- the LOC107824530 gene encoding zinc finger BED domain-containing protein RICESLEEPER 2; this translates as MDWSVNTAYKTLKDMEPKSLAVVEATSTILPNVERIDVGLGTSEKGNATPITKPRKKTMTSVYLKYFETAPDGKTRRCKFCGQSYSIATATGNLGRHLSNRHPGYDITVNVATPAPQPVTIPKKLQLQPQPQPQAKIPQLELDHLNWLLVKWLILSSLPPSTLDEHWLLNSFKFLSPTIKIWPGDKFQTILCEVFRSMQEDVRVIVDRVSSKVSITLDFWTSYEQLLYMSITCQWIDENWSFQRMLLDVCHISSPCGAAEIAHALLKVLKLYNIDNRVLCCTHDNSPIALHACHTLKEDMDNQKMSSFYYLPCAAHTLNSIINDGLRSTKSIISKIREFVLKMNTSLEISQDFLQCCNAYQEGNWKFPLDASPRWSGNYQMLDIARKASKSMEAIVRKYDELGSMLLSTAEKNAVNIMHVYLEPFYKTINDICTNKVLTVGLVLFFMDHISEMIAACRDSRHSPDWLKSAAEEMATKVRSYNDQVCSLFTYMTAILDPRIKVELLPENLNSENYLEEARSYFIRNYSSSQFSAITSSYAAQELEDGGSVSFAEEIARKKRRSSMSSATDELTQYLSEPPAPIATNVLEWWKVNNTRYPRLSMMARDFLAVQPTALAPEDLFCSKGDEIDKQRFSTPYESTQASHCVKSWLLGGFKLKYKSTEVDYERLMELATATAAENTTTCSDKKQKS